The following proteins are encoded in a genomic region of Rubrobacter xylanophilus DSM 9941:
- a CDS encoding PepSY domain-containing protein, translating into METRKAVALGVGAVLLFYAGAASVVYLATRDAGEARVEPAPRVSAGPERSADREPPAAPDGIPAEGAISREEAERAALENVSGTVVESGLDEEDGLLAYKVQILDREGTLHDLQLDARSGRVLRHEIEDTEDAVEMRSLLQRARIDRERAAEIARPAGSGRVVGVSLTDAGPYAAYEVELLDGGVPGEVLVNAENGEVLARGTGED; encoded by the coding sequence GTGGAAACGAGAAAGGCGGTCGCGCTCGGAGTCGGGGCGGTGCTCCTCTTCTACGCCGGGGCCGCATCCGTCGTGTATCTGGCCACGAGGGACGCCGGGGAGGCGCGCGTCGAGCCCGCCCCCCGGGTCTCCGCCGGGCCCGAGCGCTCCGCGGACCGGGAGCCCCCGGCGGCCCCGGACGGCATCCCCGCGGAGGGTGCGATCTCGCGCGAAGAGGCCGAGCGGGCGGCCCTCGAGAACGTCTCCGGGACGGTCGTCGAGAGCGGCCTCGACGAGGAGGACGGGCTGCTGGCCTACAAGGTCCAGATCCTGGACCGGGAGGGGACCCTGCACGACCTCCAGCTCGACGCCAGGAGCGGCCGGGTGCTCCGCCACGAGATCGAGGACACCGAGGACGCCGTCGAGATGCGCTCCCTGCTGCAGCGGGCGCGCATCGACCGGGAGCGGGCCGCCGAGATAGCCCGCCCGGCGGGCTCCGGCCGGGTGGTGGGCGTGAGCCTCACCGACGCGGGCCCCTACGCCGCCTACGAGGTCGAGCTGCTGGACGGCGGCGTCCCCGGCGAGGTGCTGGTGAACGCCGAGAACGGCGAGGTGCTCGCCCGGGGGACCGGCGAGGACTGA
- a CDS encoding S1C family serine protease, with protein sequence MDIFENLSASSRVEPGELDPYSRTVQEVARKLEPAVIALGVPGGRGGGSGVILGLDEGAATAVTNSHVVQGLWQRGGTGTIAVIQSGGGTARAEVLGFDQLSDLAVIRFSPEEEPAVAELGEAGNLVVGQLVVAIGSPFGFQSTVTAGVVSALGRTLMGQDRRLVENVIQTDAAVNPGNSGGPLADADGRVVGINTAVFGGAQGLGFAIPVSSSFRRVVFSLVTEGRVRRAYLGVMVQSQPGREPSGPGGGARVESVAPNSPAERAGLRPGDVIVGFKQQPVRSTDDLLSLLDGSVIGRDVQIRVLRRGKETPLSIRPQEYPEE encoded by the coding sequence ATGGACATCTTCGAGAACCTCTCTGCGAGCTCGCGGGTAGAGCCCGGCGAGCTCGACCCCTACTCCCGCACCGTCCAGGAGGTGGCCAGAAAGCTCGAGCCCGCCGTCATAGCGCTCGGGGTCCCGGGCGGCCGGGGCGGGGGGAGCGGCGTGATCCTGGGCCTGGACGAGGGGGCGGCCACCGCCGTGACCAACAGCCACGTCGTGCAGGGCCTCTGGCAGCGGGGCGGGACGGGCACGATCGCGGTCATCCAGTCCGGCGGCGGGACGGCGCGCGCCGAGGTGCTGGGCTTCGACCAGCTGAGCGACCTGGCCGTGATCCGCTTCTCCCCCGAGGAGGAGCCCGCGGTTGCCGAGCTGGGCGAGGCGGGCAACCTGGTGGTGGGCCAGCTCGTGGTGGCCATCGGGAGCCCCTTCGGTTTCCAGAGCACCGTAACCGCCGGGGTGGTGAGCGCGCTCGGACGCACCCTCATGGGCCAGGACAGGCGCCTCGTCGAGAACGTCATCCAGACCGACGCCGCGGTGAACCCGGGCAACTCCGGCGGCCCGCTGGCCGACGCGGACGGGCGGGTGGTGGGGATCAACACGGCGGTCTTCGGGGGCGCGCAGGGGCTGGGCTTCGCCATCCCCGTCTCGTCCTCCTTCCGGCGGGTGGTCTTCTCGCTGGTCACCGAGGGCCGGGTGCGCCGGGCCTACCTGGGGGTGATGGTCCAGAGCCAGCCCGGCAGGGAGCCCTCGGGCCCGGGAGGCGGCGCCCGGGTGGAGAGCGTCGCCCCCAACAGCCCCGCCGAGCGGGCCGGCCTGAGGCCCGGGGACGTGATCGTGGGCTTCAAGCAACAGCCCGTGCGCAGCACGGACGATCTGCTCAGCCTGCTGGACGGCTCGGTGATCGGACGCGACGTCCAGATCCGGGTGCTGCGCCGCGGGAAGGAGACCCCGCTGAGCATCCGGCCCCAGGAGTACCCGGAGGAGTAG
- a CDS encoding TerC family protein has product MDFLSGELAARFLGVLMIDLILSGDNAVVIALAVRQLHGKTRKRAIFWGAFGAVALRLIFAAVITYLLRIPLLQAIGAVLLVWIAWKLLFQDHEEPEEDVEAAGNIWEAIRIIIAADAIMSLDNVVALVGVSGGNLWLLVFGLALTIPLIVWGSTILSALMDRLPWLVYVGSGVLIYVAVEMFFKDRVIHDWLGGSLEGIEWMIGVGAAVAFMLFGWWYARRVRRREAAPRVR; this is encoded by the coding sequence ATGGATTTTCTGAGCGGAGAGCTTGCGGCCCGTTTTCTCGGCGTGCTCATGATCGACCTGATCCTCTCCGGCGACAACGCCGTGGTGATCGCGCTGGCCGTGCGCCAGCTGCACGGCAAGACCCGCAAGCGGGCGATCTTCTGGGGGGCCTTCGGCGCGGTCGCGCTCCGGCTCATCTTCGCCGCCGTCATAACCTACCTGCTCAGGATACCGCTGCTGCAGGCCATCGGGGCGGTGCTGTTGGTGTGGATCGCCTGGAAGCTCCTCTTCCAGGACCACGAGGAGCCGGAGGAGGACGTCGAGGCCGCGGGCAACATCTGGGAGGCCATAAGGATCATCATCGCCGCCGACGCGATCATGTCGCTGGACAACGTGGTGGCGCTGGTCGGGGTTTCCGGGGGCAACCTGTGGCTCTTGGTCTTCGGGCTCGCGCTGACCATCCCGCTCATCGTGTGGGGCAGCACCATACTCTCGGCCCTGATGGACCGCCTGCCGTGGCTGGTCTACGTGGGGTCGGGCGTCCTGATCTACGTCGCCGTCGAGATGTTCTTCAAGGACCGCGTGATCCACGACTGGCTCGGGGGCTCGCTGGAGGGGATAGAGTGGATGATCGGGGTGGGGGCGGCGGTGGCCTTTATGCTCTTCGGCTGGTGGTACGCGCGCCGGGTCCGGCGGCGGGAGGCGGCCCCGCGGGTCAGGTAG
- a CDS encoding heavy-metal-associated domain-containing protein, protein MPDITLVMEEPGREGGEERLERALRRLEQVRRVNVDRERGLVAVSYEGGGEELARIEEAARRAGYRVAPSPGAREVGGEAT, encoded by the coding sequence GTGCCGGACATAACCCTGGTGATGGAGGAGCCTGGCCGGGAGGGAGGCGAGGAGCGGCTGGAGCGCGCCCTGCGGCGGCTGGAGCAGGTGAGGCGGGTCAACGTGGACCGGGAGCGCGGCCTCGTCGCCGTCTCCTACGAGGGCGGCGGAGAGGAGCTGGCGAGGATAGAGGAGGCCGCCCGGAGGGCGGGCTACAGGGTGGCTCCCTCCCCCGGAGCCCGGGAGGTCGGGGGCGAGGCTACCTGA